The following nucleotide sequence is from Methyloterricola oryzae.
ATCTTACCCTGATGGGTTCGCTCCTGGTTATAGTGCTCGATCCAGGCATCCAGGTCGGCCTGCAGTTCGTCCACGGAGAGATAAAGCTTCTTGCGGAAGACGGCTTTATAAAACTCCTGCAACAGGGTTTTATGGAAGCGTTCGCAGATGCCATTGGTCTGTGGATGCCGCGCCCGGGTCTTGGTGTG
It contains:
- a CDS encoding integrase core domain-containing protein, whose product is HTKTRARHPQTNGICERFHKTLLQEFYKAVFRKKLYLSVDELQADLDAWIEHYNQERTHQGKMCCGRTPLQTLHAGKEVWNQKVGQLNLI